The following are encoded together in the Campylobacter lari genome:
- the rfaD gene encoding ADP-glyceromanno-heptose 6-epimerase, with protein sequence MKIVITGGAGFIGSALALELQDKHEVLIVDKMRSSATFENGNLESFGHFKNILDFEGELYVGDINDEKTLKAIKAFKPDVIFHKAAISDTTVYDQNKVLKTNLNTFKDFIELALELNAKLIYASSASVYGDAPSPQTVNLSEAPKNPYAFSKLMMDKLAKKYFNKMHIVGLRYFNVYGKGEFFKNSTASMILQFGHQILAGKSPRLFEGSDQIYRDFVYIKDVVSANLKALEAKSGIYNVATGKARTFQDIVDILQKELNTNYPCEYIPNPYKNSYQFHTQAKLDESFSYKAKFSLEEGVKDYLDEIKRLYEKEVNV encoded by the coding sequence ATGAAAATTGTGATAACAGGTGGAGCAGGTTTTATAGGCTCTGCTCTTGCTCTAGAACTTCAGGATAAACATGAGGTTTTGATTGTGGATAAAATGCGATCAAGTGCTACTTTTGAAAATGGAAATTTAGAAAGTTTTGGTCATTTTAAGAATATTTTAGATTTTGAAGGTGAGCTTTATGTGGGCGATATTAATGATGAAAAAACTTTAAAAGCTATAAAAGCTTTTAAACCTGATGTGATCTTTCATAAGGCTGCAATTTCAGATACAACTGTTTATGATCAAAACAAAGTTTTAAAGACCAATTTAAACACTTTTAAAGATTTTATAGAACTTGCTTTAGAACTTAATGCAAAACTAATCTATGCAAGTTCAGCCTCAGTTTATGGAGATGCTCCAAGCCCGCAAACTGTAAATTTAAGTGAAGCCCCTAAAAACCCTTATGCATTTTCAAAATTAATGATGGATAAATTAGCAAAAAAATACTTTAATAAAATGCATATAGTTGGGCTTAGATATTTTAATGTATATGGCAAGGGAGAATTTTTTAAAAATAGTACTGCTTCTATGATTTTGCAATTTGGACATCAAATTTTAGCGGGTAAAAGTCCGCGTTTGTTTGAAGGAAGTGATCAAATTTATCGTGATTTTGTGTATATTAAAGATGTTGTGAGTGCAAATTTAAAAGCTTTAGAAGCAAAAAGTGGAATTTATAATGTAGCTACAGGTAAAGCAAGAACTTTTCAAGATATAGTAGATATTTTGCAAAAAGAATTAAACACTAATTATCCTTGTGAGTATATTCCTAATCCTTACAAAAATTCTTATCAATTCCATACTCAAGCAAAATTAGATGAGAGTTTTTCATATAAAGCTAAATTTAGTCTTGAAGAGGGTGTAAAAGATTATTTAGATGAGATCAAAAGGCTTTATGAAAAGGAAGTAAATGTTTGA
- the rfaE1 gene encoding D-glycero-beta-D-manno-heptose-7-phosphate kinase — protein MFDFLSSKKPKILVVGDFMVDHYIWCDCTRISPEAPVMVMKSQKEDKRLGGAGNVYANLKSLGAEVFALGLVGDDESGRFLKENLNAKLLVEKDRKTPLKSRVLSHSQQVLRLDDENDFDTKLEDEIIQEYKTIAKDYDAIVLSDYAKGILTSKVTKALIEHANTLNLPILIDPKGSDFSKYQNATLLTPNKKEAIQALSVEKIDNLEKALKKLKDDLNLAYSIITLSEEGIALFDEKLHIIPAKALEVYDVTGAGDSVIAMLAYALALKVDIVKACELANDAAAVVVAKVGSVSVSLEEIKNLKKASFEDKIKSKEELVKLIQNQKVVFTNGCFDIMHYGHIKYLEKAKKLGDILVVGLNSDESVKRLKGNSRPINLEFQRACMLASMYFVDYVVIFNEDTPYELIEFLKPDVLVKGADYKGKEVVGSNLVKKVELIDFEDGFSTTNIINRIANDK, from the coding sequence ATGTTTGATTTTTTAAGTTCTAAAAAGCCAAAAATTTTAGTTGTCGGGGATTTTATGGTAGATCATTATATATGGTGTGATTGCACTAGAATTTCTCCAGAAGCTCCTGTAATGGTGATGAAATCACAAAAAGAAGATAAAAGACTAGGTGGAGCTGGTAATGTATATGCAAATTTAAAAAGTCTTGGTGCTGAGGTTTTTGCTCTAGGACTTGTGGGTGATGATGAGAGTGGGAGGTTTTTAAAAGAGAATTTAAATGCAAAATTATTAGTAGAAAAAGATAGAAAAACCCCTCTTAAGAGTAGAGTTTTATCACATTCTCAGCAAGTTTTAAGACTTGATGATGAGAATGATTTTGATACTAAATTAGAAGATGAAATTATCCAAGAGTATAAGACAATCGCAAAAGATTATGATGCGATTGTTTTGAGTGATTATGCCAAAGGGATTTTAACTTCAAAAGTAACAAAAGCTTTGATAGAGCATGCAAATACTTTAAATTTACCTATTTTGATTGATCCAAAAGGAAGTGATTTTAGCAAATATCAAAATGCAACCTTGCTAACTCCAAATAAAAAAGAAGCTATTCAAGCTTTGAGTGTAGAAAAAATTGATAATTTAGAAAAAGCTTTGAAAAAATTAAAAGATGATTTAAATTTAGCTTATTCTATTATAACTTTATCTGAAGAAGGAATAGCACTTTTTGATGAAAAATTACATATTATTCCCGCAAAAGCTTTGGAGGTTTATGATGTAACAGGAGCTGGAGATAGTGTTATAGCTATGCTTGCTTATGCTTTAGCCTTAAAAGTTGATATTGTAAAAGCATGTGAGTTAGCAAATGATGCAGCAGCTGTTGTGGTAGCAAAAGTAGGAAGTGTGAGTGTAAGTTTAGAAGAGATTAAAAATCTAAAAAAAGCTTCTTTTGAAGATAAAATTAAAAGCAAAGAAGAGCTTGTGAAGTTGATACAAAATCAAAAAGTAGTTTTTACCAATGGATGTTTTGATATTATGCATTATGGTCATATAAAATACCTTGAAAAAGCTAAAAAACTAGGAGATATCTTAGTTGTGGGTTTAAATTCAGATGAAAGCGTAAAAAGACTAAAAGGAAACTCAAGACCTATAAATTTAGAATTCCAACGCGCATGTATGCTTGCGAGTATGTATTTTGTAGATTATGTAGTGATTTTTAATGAAGATACTCCTTATGAACTGATAGAGTTTTTAAAGCCTGATGTGCTAGTTAAAGGAGCTGATTATAAAGGTAAAGAAGTAGTGGGTTCAAATTTAGTAAAAAAAGTAGAATTAATTGACTTTGAAGATGGATTTAGTACTACTAATATAATTAATAGGATTGCAAATGATAAATAA
- the gmhA gene encoding D-sedoheptulose 7-phosphate isomerase — protein MINKIEKEFIQHQKTLEQSLNLKEQIVAVAQELKVCLKSGGKILICGNGGSAADSQHFAAELSGRYKKERKALAAIALSTDTSALSAIGNDYGFEFVFSRQVEALASNNDVLIGISTSGKSPNVIKAFEKAKEIGTKCIGLSGKGGGAMNALCEHNIVIPSDDTARIQEIHILIIHCLCDLIEEEY, from the coding sequence ATGATAAATAAAATTGAAAAGGAATTTATTCAACATCAAAAAACTTTAGAGCAAAGTTTGAATTTAAAAGAGCAAATTGTTGCAGTTGCTCAAGAATTAAAAGTGTGCTTGAAAAGTGGTGGGAAAATTTTAATTTGTGGAAATGGTGGAAGCGCTGCAGATAGCCAACATTTTGCAGCTGAACTTAGTGGAAGATATAAAAAAGAAAGAAAGGCTTTAGCTGCTATTGCTCTAAGCACTGATACTTCTGCTTTAAGTGCTATAGGAAATGACTATGGTTTTGAATTTGTTTTTTCAAGACAAGTTGAAGCTTTAGCTAGCAATAATGATGTATTGATTGGAATTTCTACTAGTGGAAAAAGTCCAAATGTGATCAAAGCTTTTGAAAAGGCCAAAGAAATTGGCACTAAATGTATAGGACTTAGTGGAAAAGGTGGTGGAGCGATGAATGCATTATGTGAGCATAATATAGTCATTCCAAGCGATGATACGGCTAGAATTCAAGAAATACATATTTTAATCATACACTGCTTATGTGATTTGATAGAAGAAGAATATTAA
- the pyk gene encoding pyruvate kinase, which translates to MLKKTKIVATIGPASENETTIRQMIINGVNVFRLNFSHGTHEYHSQNLATIRKVAAELNARIGILQDISGPKIRTLKILEAFELKSGDRLDFYKDTFEGEKLSNEHYKVCINHPEILSMLKVGEYIYLCDGSIKTKVIQVEKDFIQTQVENSGVLSSNKGINFPNTKINIDVITQKDKDDLAWGIKNDVDFLAISFVQNAHDIDEVKKILDENNAKIAIFAKIEKFDAVENIDEIINSSDGIMVARGDLGIEVPYYRVPNIQKLIIKKANEANKPVITATQMLFSLAKSKTATRAEISDVANAVLDGTDAVMLSEESAVGIDPANAVDIMTQTIIETEKNYPYEKFENFKCFNETDIIAKSSTQLATDLNANAIFTITSSGASAVKTARYRPKMDIIAITHSKKALNFLSIVWGVQPAILIEKHENLTELLSNSVKLGVEKGLMKKDGVYTLTAGFPVGVAGSTNLIRILQKDQIEYYLSLGK; encoded by the coding sequence ATGTTAAAAAAAACAAAAATAGTCGCAACAATTGGACCAGCAAGTGAAAATGAAACTACAATAAGACAAATGATTATTAATGGAGTGAATGTTTTTCGCTTAAATTTCTCACATGGAACTCATGAATATCATAGTCAAAACCTAGCCACCATTAGAAAAGTAGCAGCTGAACTTAATGCAAGGATTGGAATTTTACAAGATATTAGCGGGCCAAAAATTAGAACCTTAAAAATTCTAGAAGCTTTTGAGCTAAAAAGTGGAGATAGACTAGACTTCTACAAAGATACTTTTGAAGGCGAAAAACTTTCTAATGAACATTATAAAGTCTGTATTAATCATCCCGAAATTCTTTCTATGCTAAAAGTGGGAGAATACATCTATCTTTGTGATGGCTCTATTAAAACTAAAGTTATACAAGTTGAAAAAGATTTTATCCAAACCCAAGTAGAAAATAGCGGGGTGCTTAGTTCAAATAAAGGAATTAACTTTCCAAATACAAAAATCAATATCGATGTTATAACTCAAAAAGATAAAGACGATCTTGCATGGGGCATTAAAAACGATGTTGATTTTTTAGCTATATCTTTTGTGCAAAATGCTCATGATATTGATGAAGTTAAAAAAATACTTGATGAAAATAATGCCAAAATTGCTATTTTTGCAAAAATAGAAAAATTTGATGCTGTTGAAAATATCGATGAAATTATAAATAGCAGCGATGGTATAATGGTAGCAAGAGGAGATTTAGGCATTGAAGTGCCTTATTATAGAGTGCCAAATATACAAAAACTCATCATTAAAAAAGCTAATGAGGCCAATAAGCCTGTAATCACTGCTACTCAAATGCTTTTTTCGCTTGCAAAATCAAAAACTGCCACAAGAGCTGAAATTTCAGATGTTGCTAATGCTGTACTTGATGGCACTGATGCGGTTATGCTTAGCGAAGAAAGTGCAGTGGGGATTGATCCGGCAAATGCGGTTGATATTATGACTCAAACCATTATAGAAACAGAAAAAAACTATCCTTATGAAAAATTTGAAAATTTTAAATGTTTTAACGAAACTGATATCATTGCCAAATCAAGCACACAACTAGCAACTGATTTAAATGCAAATGCAATTTTTACCATTACAAGCAGTGGTGCTTCTGCGGTTAAAACAGCAAGGTATCGTCCAAAAATGGATATCATAGCTATTACTCATTCTAAAAAAGCTTTAAATTTTTTAAGTATAGTTTGGGGAGTTCAACCTGCTATATTGATAGAAAAGCATGAAAATTTAACAGAACTTTTAAGCAATTCTGTAAAACTTGGAGTTGAAAAAGGCCTTATGAAAAAAGATGGGGTTTATACCCTTACTGCAGGATTTCCAGTAGGTGTTGCAGGAAGTACAAATTTAATTAGAATTTTACAAAAAGATCAAATTGAATATTATTTAAGTTTGGGAAAATAA
- a CDS encoding FAD-dependent oxidoreductase, translating into MDRKHFDAVVIGGGISGAAAFYELARYTDIKSIALLEKYNNAATLNSHSTSNSQTIHCGDIETNYTLEKAKKVKKTADMIVKYGLLQNAQNKFMYSHQKLALAVGEKECEYMKNRYEEFKELYPYIKFYTKNEIKQIEPNVVLGEDGVNDRADNIVAMGVEEGEIYTTVDFGLMSQNLIEQACKQGKDTHVAYNQEVAFIEKKDDIFYIKTRDFKEYSAKSIIVNAGAHSLFLAHKMGIGLDKSCFPVAGSFYMAKRKILNGKVYMVQNPKLPFAALHGDPDLLTNMNTRFGPTALVIPMLERYHGFKSLPEFFKTLNLDMNVIKICFNLFKDSTIRNYILYNYLFEIPYINKKLFVKDAKKIVPSLKTDDIYYAKNFGGVRPQVLDKKAGELMLGEASITEIPGIIFNMTPSPGATSCLGNGYRDAKLICQYLGANFNEDLFTSELL; encoded by the coding sequence ATGGATCGAAAACACTTTGATGCCGTAGTGATTGGCGGTGGGATTTCTGGTGCTGCAGCATTTTACGAATTAGCAAGATATACTGATATTAAAAGTATTGCATTATTAGAAAAATACAATAACGCTGCAACATTAAATAGTCACAGCACAAGTAATTCACAAACCATCCACTGCGGTGATATAGAAACTAACTATACCTTGGAAAAAGCAAAAAAAGTTAAAAAAACAGCAGATATGATTGTAAAATATGGGCTCTTGCAAAATGCACAAAATAAATTCATGTATTCACACCAAAAACTTGCACTTGCAGTTGGGGAAAAAGAATGTGAATATATGAAAAATAGATATGAAGAATTTAAAGAATTATATCCTTATATTAAATTTTACACAAAAAATGAAATCAAACAAATAGAACCAAATGTTGTTTTAGGTGAAGATGGTGTCAATGATAGGGCGGATAATATAGTAGCTATGGGTGTAGAAGAAGGTGAAATTTATACCACAGTAGATTTTGGACTTATGAGTCAAAATCTCATAGAGCAAGCTTGCAAACAAGGTAAAGATACTCATGTTGCTTACAATCAAGAAGTTGCGTTTATAGAAAAAAAAGATGATATTTTTTATATAAAAACAAGAGATTTTAAAGAATATAGTGCAAAATCCATTATCGTCAATGCAGGCGCACACTCGTTATTTTTAGCACATAAAATGGGTATAGGTTTAGACAAATCTTGCTTTCCTGTTGCAGGAAGTTTTTACATGGCAAAAAGAAAAATTTTAAATGGTAAGGTTTATATGGTGCAAAATCCAAAACTCCCATTTGCTGCATTACATGGCGATCCTGATTTACTAACTAACATGAACACCCGTTTTGGTCCTACTGCTTTAGTTATTCCTATGCTAGAAAGATACCATGGCTTTAAATCTTTACCTGAATTTTTTAAAACACTTAATCTTGATATGAATGTAATTAAAATTTGTTTTAATCTTTTTAAAGATTCTACTATTAGAAATTATATTCTTTATAATTATTTATTTGAAATTCCTTATATCAACAAAAAACTTTTTGTAAAAGATGCTAAAAAAATAGTTCCTAGTTTAAAAACAGATGATATTTACTATGCTAAAAACTTTGGCGGGGTACGCCCTCAAGTGCTTGATAAAAAAGCAGGAGAATTAATGCTTGGAGAGGCTAGCATCACTGAAATTCCGGGTATAATTTTTAATATGACACCAAGCCCAGGTGCTACGAGTTGTCTTGGTAATGGTTATAGAGATGCAAAACTTATTTGTCAATACTTGGGTGCTAATTTTAATGAAGATTTATTTACTAGTGAACTGCTATAA
- a CDS encoding type III pantothenate kinase: MLLCDIGNTTASFLNEQKFHSMSIEQFLQYEPTQKVFYINVNPNLEQRLKQNPLFINLAPYFNFDTIYKNLGVDRIAACYTIEDGVVVDAGSAITVDIVSNSIHLGGFILPGIESYKKSFASISSRLKHELNTQINFDAFPQRTIDALSYGVFKSIYLLIKDSAYDKKLYFTGGDGQFLANFFDYAIYDKFLIFRGMKKAVCENFIL; the protein is encoded by the coding sequence ATGCTTTTGTGTGATATTGGCAATACAACTGCAAGTTTTTTAAATGAGCAAAAATTTCATTCTATGAGCATAGAACAATTTTTGCAGTATGAGCCGACACAAAAAGTGTTTTACATCAATGTTAATCCAAATTTAGAGCAAAGATTAAAGCAAAATCCTTTATTTATCAACCTTGCTCCATATTTTAATTTTGATACTATTTATAAGAATTTAGGAGTTGATAGAATAGCAGCTTGCTATACCATAGAAGATGGGGTAGTAGTTGATGCAGGCTCTGCAATAACTGTGGATATTGTTTCAAATTCAATCCATCTTGGAGGATTTATCCTGCCTGGTATTGAAAGCTACAAAAAATCTTTTGCTAGTATTTCTTCTCGCTTAAAACACGAACTTAACACTCAAATAAACTTTGATGCCTTTCCCCAAAGAACTATTGATGCTTTAAGTTATGGAGTTTTTAAAAGTATATATTTACTTATAAAAGATAGTGCATATGATAAAAAGTTATATTTCACAGGTGGCGATGGGCAATTTCTTGCAAATTTTTTTGATTATGCAATTTATGATAAATTTTTGATTTTTAGAGGTATGAAAAAAGCTGTTTGTGAAAATTTTATACTTTAA
- the gatC gene encoding Asp-tRNA(Asn)/Glu-tRNA(Gln) amidotransferase subunit GatC has protein sequence MQIDDKLLTKLEKLSALKIADEKRQELEEQLSQIVNFVEKLDELKLDDIEAMTSTTNGGTLLRNDESKKSDVIDTISKHAPNSQDGFFIVPKIIE, from the coding sequence ATGCAAATTGATGATAAATTATTAACTAAACTTGAAAAGCTAAGTGCTCTAAAAATAGCAGATGAAAAAAGACAAGAACTAGAAGAGCAATTAAGCCAAATTGTTAATTTTGTGGAAAAATTAGATGAATTAAAACTTGATGATATAGAAGCCATGACTAGCACAACAAATGGTGGAACCTTATTGAGAAATGATGAGAGTAAAAAATCTGATGTGATAGATACGATAAGTAAGCATGCTCCAAATTCTCAAGATGGATTTTTTATAGTCCCTAAAATAATTGAATAA
- a CDS encoding CvpA family protein, whose translation MENFSWFDVFVLGLTVILGLKGLVSGLFKEIFGLLGIVGGVLLASRYAKEVAEIINNNFYAIENENLAIFAGFLVLLIVIWIACMALGNILSKMFSMSGLGFIDRIGGFLFGSAKIFLIFAILVACINNIEFLNSSLEKYANNSHTLNLLRKTGEFIMNTDFTQNSLEKIEERIKDSNISLNSEVNNAN comes from the coding sequence ATGGAAAATTTTTCGTGGTTTGATGTTTTTGTTTTAGGTTTGACTGTAATTTTAGGCTTAAAAGGCTTGGTAAGTGGCTTATTTAAAGAAATTTTTGGTTTATTGGGTATAGTTGGTGGGGTTTTACTTGCTTCAAGATATGCTAAAGAGGTAGCAGAGATTATCAATAATAATTTTTATGCAATTGAAAATGAAAATCTTGCTATTTTTGCAGGTTTTTTAGTTTTGTTAATTGTGATATGGATAGCATGTATGGCCTTGGGAAATATATTATCAAAAATGTTTAGCATGAGTGGTCTTGGTTTTATAGATCGTATAGGTGGATTTTTATTTGGAAGTGCTAAAATATTTTTAATTTTTGCAATTTTAGTTGCTTGTATTAATAATATAGAATTTTTAAATTCAAGTTTAGAAAAATATGCAAACAATAGTCATACTTTAAATTTACTTAGAAAAACAGGTGAATTTATAATGAATACTGATTTTACTCAAAATAGTTTAGAAAAAATAGAAGAAAGAATTAAAGATTCTAATATAAGTCTAAATTCGGAGGTAAATAATGCAAATTGA
- a CDS encoding Fur family transcriptional regulator — MQIENIEYDVLLERFKKTLKDNGLKYTKQREVLLKTLYNSDMHYTPESLYVEIKQKNPELNVGIATVYRTLNLLEESGMATSISFGASGKKFELANKPHHDHLICKSCGEIVEFENSIIEQQQMLIAKEYNFKLTGHLMQLYGLCPQCSKK; from the coding sequence ATGCAAATTGAAAATATAGAATATGATGTTTTACTTGAGCGCTTTAAGAAGACACTTAAGGATAATGGCTTAAAATATACCAAACAAAGAGAAGTGCTTTTGAAAACTTTATATAATAGTGATATGCATTATACCCCAGAAAGTTTGTATGTGGAAATCAAGCAAAAAAATCCTGAATTAAATGTAGGAATTGCTACAGTTTATAGAACTTTAAATTTATTAGAAGAATCGGGCATGGCTACTTCTATATCTTTTGGAGCTTCAGGGAAGAAATTTGAACTTGCAAATAAACCCCATCATGATCATTTAATTTGTAAAAGTTGTGGAGAAATAGTTGAATTTGAAAATTCTATTATTGAGCAGCAACAAATGTTAATAGCAAAAGAATATAATTTTAAATTAACAGGGCATTTAATGCAACTTTATGGGTTATGTCCGCAATGTAGTAAAAAATAA
- the lysS gene encoding lysine--tRNA ligase, which yields MFDNILEQQKIQKAQELKKLGINPYPHFLKKEMSIVEYKNKFAYIKDTQNQRDEKVYGVLAGRLKLLRIAGKSVFANIEDEQDNIQIYFNQDILGEEYFAILKKYLEAGDIVLVKGFPFMTKTGEFSLHVEQIQIATKAIVPLPEKYHGLTDIEQRYRKRYLDMIMNSEVRKDFILRSKIVSYIRSFFDNKGFLEVETPMMHPIAGGANAKPFVTYHNALGVERFLRIAPELYLKRLIVGGFEAVYEINRCFRNEGMDLTHNPEFTTIEFYWAYHNYHDLMDLTEELFAMLLDKLNLGKKLEFDEKIIDFSKPFERITYKDALKKYGGLDDELINNKELILEKLKKDGFEANEKLELGHLQAELFDNYVEDKLINPTFVIDFPISISPLSRRSDKDKDIAERFELFIAGREIANGFNELNDPLDQYERFLKQIEAKNAGDEEACEMDEDFVNALGYAMAPTAGEGIGIDRLVMLLINKKSIRDVVLFPAMRPLKNEVKGE from the coding sequence ATGTTTGATAATATTTTAGAACAACAAAAAATTCAAAAAGCGCAAGAATTAAAAAAGCTAGGAATTAATCCATATCCACATTTTTTGAAAAAAGAAATGAGTATAGTTGAATATAAAAATAAATTTGCATACATTAAAGATACGCAAAATCAGCGTGATGAAAAAGTATATGGAGTGTTAGCAGGAAGATTAAAACTTCTTAGAATAGCTGGTAAATCGGTATTTGCCAATATAGAAGATGAGCAAGATAATATTCAAATTTATTTTAATCAAGATATTTTAGGAGAAGAATATTTTGCTATTTTAAAAAAATATCTTGAAGCAGGAGATATTGTTTTGGTTAAAGGTTTTCCTTTTATGACTAAAACAGGAGAATTTAGTCTTCATGTAGAGCAAATTCAAATAGCTACAAAAGCCATAGTGCCTTTACCGGAAAAATATCATGGACTGACAGATATTGAGCAAAGATATAGAAAAAGATATCTTGATATGATTATGAATAGTGAAGTAAGAAAAGATTTTATTTTGCGTTCTAAAATTGTTTCTTACATTAGATCTTTTTTTGATAATAAAGGATTTTTAGAGGTTGAAACACCAATGATGCATCCTATTGCAGGAGGAGCAAATGCAAAGCCTTTTGTGACTTATCATAATGCTTTAGGTGTGGAAAGATTTTTAAGAATTGCTCCAGAATTATACCTAAAGCGTTTGATTGTAGGTGGTTTTGAGGCAGTTTATGAGATTAATAGGTGTTTTAGAAATGAAGGAATGGATTTAACACATAATCCTGAATTTACTACAATCGAGTTTTATTGGGCTTATCACAATTATCATGATTTAATGGACTTAACAGAAGAGCTTTTTGCTATGCTTTTGGATAAATTAAATTTAGGTAAAAAGCTCGAATTTGATGAAAAAATAATTGATTTTTCTAAACCATTTGAAAGAATTACTTATAAAGATGCTTTGAAAAAATATGGCGGTTTAGATGATGAGCTTATTAATAATAAAGAATTAATTTTAGAAAAATTAAAAAAAGATGGTTTTGAAGCCAATGAAAAATTGGAATTAGGTCATTTGCAAGCTGAACTTTTTGATAATTATGTTGAAGATAAGTTGATTAATCCCACTTTTGTAATAGATTTTCCTATTTCTATAAGTCCTTTGTCTAGAAGAAGTGATAAGGATAAGGATATTGCTGAAAGATTTGAATTGTTTATCGCGGGTAGAGAGATTGCTAATGGATTTAATGAGCTTAATGATCCGCTAGATCAATATGAGAGATTCTTAAAGCAAATTGAAGCTAAAAATGCAGGTGATGAGGAAGCATGTGAAATGGATGAAGATTTTGTTAATGCATTGGGCTATGCTATGGCACCAACTGCAGGTGAAGGTATAGGAATAGATAGGCTAGTCATGCTTTTAATTAATAAAAAATCAATTCGTGATGTAGTGCTTTTCCCAGCTATGAGGCCACTTAAAAATGAGGTAAAAGGAGAGTAA
- a CDS encoding serine hydroxymethyltransferase — protein sequence MLENFDKEIFDLTQKELARQCDGLEMIASENFTIPEVMEVMGSILTNKYAEGYPGKRYYGGCEFVDEIETIAIERCKKLFNCNFANVQPNSGSQANQGVYMALLNPGDRILGMDLSHGGHLTHGSKVSSSGKVYESFFYGVELDGRINYDKVREIAKEVKPKLIVCGASAYPRVIDFAKFREIADEVGAYLFADVAHIAGLVVAGEHPSPFPYAHVVSSTTHKTLRGPRGGIIMSNDEEIAKKINSAIFPGIQGGPLMHVIAAKAVGFKYNLSDEWKIYAKQIIKNTATLAQVLIDRKYDLVSGGTDNHLILLSFLNKDFSGKDADLALERAGITANKNTVPGETRSPFVTSGLRLGTAALTARGFKEEQIAIVANYIADILDDIQNTKLQEEIKVKLKNLASNFIIYERALF from the coding sequence ATGTTGGAAAATTTTGATAAAGAAATTTTTGATTTAACCCAAAAGGAGTTAGCAAGACAATGTGATGGTCTTGAAATGATAGCGAGTGAGAATTTCACTATACCAGAAGTAATGGAAGTAATGGGGAGTATTTTAACAAATAAATATGCAGAAGGCTATCCTGGTAAAAGATATTATGGTGGATGTGAATTTGTAGATGAAATTGAGACAATTGCTATAGAAAGATGTAAAAAACTTTTTAATTGTAATTTTGCCAATGTGCAGCCTAATTCAGGTTCTCAAGCAAATCAAGGTGTATACATGGCATTGTTAAATCCTGGTGATAGAATTTTGGGTATGGATTTAAGTCACGGAGGACATTTAACTCACGGTTCTAAAGTAAGTTCTTCTGGAAAAGTTTATGAAAGTTTTTTTTATGGGGTAGAGCTTGATGGGAGAATTAATTATGATAAAGTTAGAGAGATAGCAAAAGAAGTTAAGCCAAAACTTATTGTTTGTGGTGCTAGTGCTTATCCTAGAGTGATTGATTTTGCTAAATTTAGAGAAATAGCAGATGAGGTTGGCGCATATTTATTTGCTGATGTTGCGCATATTGCAGGATTGGTTGTAGCAGGTGAGCATCCTAGCCCGTTTCCCTATGCTCATGTTGTAAGCTCTACAACACATAAAACTTTAAGAGGTCCAAGAGGCGGGATTATTATGAGTAACGATGAAGAAATTGCCAAAAAAATCAATTCTGCAATTTTTCCGGGTATTCAAGGTGGTCCATTAATGCATGTAATTGCCGCCAAAGCTGTTGGATTTAAATATAACTTAAGTGATGAGTGGAAAATTTATGCTAAGCAAATCATTAAAAATACTGCTACCTTGGCTCAAGTTCTAATAGATAGAAAATATGATTTAGTTAGCGGTGGTACTGATAATCATTTAATTTTATTAAGCTTTTTAAATAAAGATTTTAGTGGTAAAGATGCAGATTTAGCTTTAGAAAGAGCAGGTATTACAGCAAATAAAAATACGGTTCCAGGGGAAACTAGAAGTCCATTTGTAACGAGTGGTTTAAGACTTGGAACAGCAGCTTTAACAGCAAGAGGTTTTAAAGAGGAGCAAATTGCTATTGTTGCAAATTATATAGCTGATATTTTAGATGATATACAAAATACAAAACTACAAGAAGAGATTAAAGTTAAACTGAAAAATTTGGCAAGTAATTTTATTATTTATGAAAGGGCTTTATTTTGA